A genome region from Tolypothrix sp. PCC 7712 includes the following:
- a CDS encoding FAD-binding domain-containing protein codes for MSDLILFWHRRDLRISDNTGLAAARKQSPKVVGVFCLDPNILQRDDISSVRVTYMIGCLQALQKRYAEAGSQLLIVHGNPMQAIPALATALNAKAVFWNWDVEPYSQERDRTIIDALQEKGIAFLAENWDQILHSPAEIRTGGNAPYTVYTPFWKNWISKPKAKPVETLQNAEGLTAIEQEIAQQTGAIPLPTAKDLGFIWDGGLVLPPGEAAAQERLEEFSASAINEYQEQRNFPAAIDGTSQLSAAFKFGAIGIRTVWQTTLETLENSRSDETTTSIRTWQQELAWREFYQHAMYHFPELAEGAYREAFKSFPWENNEEHYQAWCEGRTGYPIVDAAMRQLNESGWMHNRCRMIVASFLTKDLLISPQLGEKYFMQRLIDGDLSANNGGWQWSASSGMDPKPIRIFNPASQAQKFDPDAEYIRQWLPELRSIDTEYLVTGKITPLERRAVGYPDPIVDHKIQQQQFKQIYQQQKS; via the coding sequence ATGTCTGACTTAATTCTATTTTGGCATCGCCGCGATTTAAGGATTTCTGATAATACAGGACTAGCCGCAGCCCGCAAACAAAGTCCTAAGGTAGTAGGAGTATTTTGCCTCGACCCGAATATTCTCCAACGGGATGATATTTCCTCGGTGCGGGTAACTTATATGATTGGCTGCTTACAAGCATTACAAAAGCGCTATGCGGAAGCTGGTAGCCAGTTGTTAATAGTTCATGGTAATCCCATGCAAGCAATTCCCGCCTTAGCTACGGCGTTAAATGCCAAAGCGGTATTTTGGAACTGGGATGTAGAACCCTATTCTCAAGAACGCGATCGCACTATAATTGATGCGCTCCAAGAAAAAGGCATTGCATTTTTAGCAGAAAACTGGGATCAGATACTGCACTCACCAGCAGAAATTCGTACAGGTGGTAATGCCCCTTACACTGTTTATACCCCCTTCTGGAAAAATTGGATTAGCAAACCCAAAGCTAAACCAGTAGAAACTCTGCAAAATGCCGAAGGGTTAACAGCTATTGAACAAGAAATTGCCCAGCAAACTGGAGCAATACCACTACCAACCGCCAAAGATTTAGGATTTATTTGGGATGGCGGATTAGTTCTTCCCCCAGGAGAAGCCGCAGCGCAAGAAAGGTTAGAGGAATTTAGCGCTAGTGCGATTAATGAATACCAGGAACAGCGGAATTTTCCGGCGGCTATCGATGGTACATCACAGCTGAGTGCAGCTTTCAAATTTGGCGCGATCGGCATTCGCACTGTTTGGCAAACTACCCTAGAAACGCTAGAAAATAGCCGTAGCGACGAAACCACAACCAGCATCCGCACATGGCAACAAGAACTAGCATGGCGGGAATTTTATCAACATGCTATGTATCACTTCCCGGAATTAGCTGAGGGTGCTTACCGCGAAGCCTTCAAAAGCTTTCCTTGGGAAAACAACGAAGAACATTATCAAGCTTGGTGTGAAGGCAGAACAGGCTACCCCATTGTCGATGCAGCCATGCGCCAATTAAACGAAAGCGGCTGGATGCATAATCGTTGTCGGATGATTGTTGCTAGTTTCCTGACTAAAGATTTATTAATCAGTCCGCAATTGGGAGAAAAATATTTTATGCAGAGATTGATTGATGGGGACTTATCTGCCAATAATGGTGGTTGGCAATGGAGTGCTTCTAGTGGCATGGACCCTAAACCTATACGCATTTTCAACCCAGCTAGCCAAGCCCAAAAATTCGATCCAGATGCCGAATATATCCGCCAATGGTTGCCAGAATTGCGGTCTATAGATACTGAATATTTAGTAACTGGTAAAATCACACCACTAGAACGCCGTGCGGTGGGTTATCCTGACCCCATTGTGGATCATAAGATTCAGCAACAACAGTTTAAACAAATTTATCAACAGCAAAAAAGCTAG
- the ureG gene encoding urease accessory protein UreG, with the protein MTNTTFRVGVAGPVGSGKTALVDALCKALREQYQIAVVTNDIYTQEDAQFLVRSQALASDRILGVETGGCPHTAIREDASMNLAAIEQLEQRFTNLDLVFLESGGDNLAATFSPELVDLTIYVIDVAAGDKIPRKGGPGITKSDLLVINKIDLAPYVGADLNVMDRDAKKMRGDKPFIFTNLKTQQGLTEVIEFVRKHIA; encoded by the coding sequence ATGACAAATACCACATTTCGAGTCGGAGTTGCAGGCCCAGTTGGTTCGGGGAAAACTGCGTTAGTAGATGCTTTATGTAAGGCGTTGCGCGAACAGTATCAAATTGCTGTAGTGACCAATGATATTTATACTCAGGAGGATGCACAGTTTTTGGTGCGTTCTCAGGCGCTAGCAAGCGATCGCATTTTGGGTGTAGAAACGGGGGGTTGTCCCCATACCGCAATTCGCGAAGATGCTTCGATGAATTTGGCTGCAATTGAACAATTAGAGCAGAGATTTACTAATTTAGATTTAGTATTTTTAGAAAGTGGTGGCGATAATTTAGCAGCTACATTCAGCCCGGAATTAGTAGATTTAACCATTTATGTCATTGATGTCGCGGCTGGTGATAAAATCCCTCGCAAAGGCGGGCCAGGTATTACAAAATCTGATTTATTGGTAATTAATAAAATCGACCTTGCGCCCTATGTCGGTGCAGATTTAAATGTTATGGATAGAGATGCTAAAAAAATGCGTGGCGATAAACCCTTTATTTTTACTAACTTAAAAACTCAACAAGGACTAACAGAAGTAATTGAATTCGTCCGCAAACATATAGCCTAA
- a CDS encoding urease accessory protein UreF, translated as MDITLTDTSFLAILQLTSPALPVGAYSYSEGLETLVEQNTITNQQNLQDWLASQLRYGAIRIEAAVMLRAYKSAKIGDLAALASWNHWLSAARETTELRAASWQMGRSLMQLLGKLQPEILPMVNAVGNPSNYAIAFGIAAAHWQINIQAAVLGYLHSWASNLITAGVKLIPLGQTTGQQLLLDLQPLLNIAAVEILALEDDELACCTWGLSLASMQHETQYTRLFRS; from the coding sequence ATGGACATCACGCTCACTGATACCTCTTTTTTAGCTATTTTGCAATTAACTAGCCCAGCTTTACCAGTGGGAGCATATAGTTATTCGGAAGGATTAGAAACCTTAGTTGAACAAAATACTATTACCAATCAGCAAAACCTGCAAGACTGGTTAGCATCCCAGCTACGTTATGGCGCAATTCGCATAGAAGCGGCTGTGATGCTCAGAGCTTATAAATCAGCGAAAATCGGAGATTTAGCTGCATTAGCCTCTTGGAACCATTGGTTATCTGCTGCTAGAGAAACCACAGAGTTACGCGCTGCTAGCTGGCAGATGGGGCGATCGCTCATGCAATTACTTGGTAAACTACAACCAGAAATTTTACCGATGGTGAATGCTGTGGGTAATCCTAGCAATTATGCGATCGCCTTTGGCATTGCAGCAGCTCATTGGCAAATCAACATTCAAGCTGCTGTACTAGGATATCTGCATAGTTGGGCTAGTAATTTAATTACAGCTGGTGTCAAGCTGATACCTCTGGGACAAACTACCGGACAGCAATTATTGCTAGACTTACAGCCATTATTAAATATTGCCGCAGTAGAAATTTTAGCTTTAGAAGATGATGAACTCGCCTGTTGTACTTGGGGCTTATCCCTTGCTAGTATGCAGCATGAAACGCAGTATACAAGGTTGTTTAGGAGTTAG
- the ureE gene encoding urease accessory protein UreE, with translation MLTFTQLKPPNSDAVVSLTLPLTAEERARSRHRFETEDGQVVFLRLPRGTVLQDGDILLEETQDILMRIKAKPEPVLTVFANTPQLLLRAAYHLGNRHVPVEITINYLRLSHDSVLQTMLEQLGLEIKAEILPFQPEQGAYGHHAH, from the coding sequence ATGTTGACCTTTACCCAACTTAAACCACCTAATTCCGATGCTGTAGTTAGCTTAACTTTACCTCTCACAGCCGAAGAACGTGCCCGTAGCCGTCATCGTTTTGAAACAGAAGATGGTCAGGTGGTATTTTTGCGTTTACCTAGAGGTACAGTACTGCAAGATGGTGATATTCTCCTAGAAGAAACGCAAGATATTTTAATGAGAATTAAAGCAAAACCAGAACCAGTTTTGACAGTTTTTGCTAACACACCGCAGTTATTATTAAGAGCCGCATACCATTTAGGAAATCGCCATGTTCCTGTAGAAATTACAATTAATTATTTACGCTTATCTCACGACTCAGTTTTACAAACAATGTTAGAACAATTAGGGCTAGAAATTAAAGCAGAAATTTTACCATTTCAGCCAGAACAGGGAGCTTATGGACATCACGCTCACTGA
- a CDS encoding hybrid sensor histidine kinase/response regulator, which produces MSIWNRNSLLYQLVYRFTVISWIAIGVSAASASWYSRHDLQREVVNSLNNSLDFQSQELDYWINYQLRDVLQLAQQTEIREAVPKLLEPQNSPERKAADERLKQYLNRTAAIKSNLRNICITENSGFVVFCSDSLQKRYKYLPSGYPVTYLTEKNLVSIAPNFYLNSEQKPTITIATPLKDSLGIQMGAMVMDLNLVELRNLLLASTLKTKTQAIYLVGESNLNAVAFLNTAAFKLPKAANLSSTIPLKSEAIDRAIAQQDGMGLYVNQYDVLVIGVYRWLPKYSLGFIAEMSQEEAFAPADRLALSIVLFGCVASAFLMLAIYLLSRQITQPILDISKAAERLAQGDLNQHIPVITQNEVGILAQTFNTMAKQLKLDRENLEQRVNERTVELAVAKSQAEFANQAKSEFLANMSHELRTPLNAILGHSEALLEKIFGTLNERQQKSLFSIHNSGTHLLAVINDILDVSKIEAGHLELNISTVAILYLCDSSVAFVRQQAQQKEIRLQTILASDCEYIAVDELRIRQLLINLLTNAIKFTPVGGRVTLDVHLEQEVTKESQSPTAEEFLCFSVSDTGIGIPESFQNKLFQPFVQVDSKLNRRYQGTGLGLTLVKQIAELHGGSVSLSSEVGKGSCFTVRLPSSCLSTDISLPNPPSQSDLLAVSATDISEPGGDNPLILLAEDNEANVLSISYYLAAKGFRLLVAGNGEEAIAIAKTQHPDLILMDIQMPGVDGLEAIARIRQDSQLVHIPIIALTALAMPGDRERCLAAGANNYLAKPVKLQYLEISIRQLLQSSQ; this is translated from the coding sequence ATGAGTATTTGGAATCGCAACAGCTTATTATATCAACTGGTCTATCGGTTTACTGTCATTTCCTGGATTGCTATTGGGGTGAGTGCTGCTAGTGCCTCATGGTATTCTCGCCATGATTTGCAGAGAGAAGTTGTCAACAGTTTAAATAATTCCTTAGATTTTCAATCTCAAGAACTGGATTACTGGATAAACTATCAATTGCGCGATGTGCTGCAACTTGCACAACAAACTGAGATTCGAGAAGCTGTGCCAAAACTCCTAGAACCGCAAAATTCCCCAGAGCGAAAAGCGGCTGACGAGCGTCTCAAACAGTACTTAAATCGAACTGCAGCCATTAAATCTAATCTTCGCAATATTTGTATTACAGAAAATAGCGGTTTTGTGGTTTTTTGCTCAGACTCCTTACAAAAGAGATATAAATATTTACCCTCAGGTTATCCTGTAACTTATCTAACAGAGAAAAATCTGGTTTCCATCGCGCCTAATTTTTATTTAAATTCCGAACAAAAACCAACCATCACCATAGCGACTCCCTTAAAGGATAGTTTAGGGATTCAAATGGGAGCTATGGTAATGGATCTCAATTTAGTAGAACTCCGAAATTTATTGTTAGCAAGCACCCTCAAAACTAAAACTCAAGCTATTTATTTGGTAGGAGAATCTAACTTAAACGCTGTTGCTTTCTTAAACACAGCGGCTTTTAAGTTACCCAAAGCAGCAAATTTATCTTCCACTATCCCACTAAAAAGCGAAGCCATTGATCGCGCGATCGCCCAGCAAGATGGTATGGGATTGTACGTCAACCAGTACGATGTATTGGTGATTGGCGTGTATCGTTGGTTGCCCAAGTATAGTTTGGGATTCATTGCCGAAATGAGTCAAGAGGAAGCCTTTGCCCCCGCAGATCGTTTAGCCTTAAGCATTGTATTGTTCGGCTGTGTGGCATCTGCTTTCTTAATGTTGGCAATTTATTTGCTGTCTCGGCAGATTACCCAGCCGATTTTAGACATTAGCAAAGCTGCGGAACGTTTAGCGCAAGGAGACTTAAATCAACATATACCAGTGATTACTCAAAATGAAGTTGGCATTCTCGCCCAGACATTTAATACTATGGCCAAGCAATTGAAGTTAGATCGAGAAAATCTAGAACAGCGCGTGAATGAAAGAACTGTAGAACTGGCTGTAGCCAAAAGTCAAGCAGAATTTGCCAACCAAGCCAAAAGCGAATTTCTGGCTAACATGAGTCATGAACTTCGCACTCCCCTGAATGCTATTCTCGGACATTCCGAAGCATTGCTAGAAAAAATTTTTGGGACACTCAACGAACGTCAACAAAAGTCGCTTTTCAGCATCCACAACAGTGGAACACACCTTTTAGCTGTGATTAACGATATTTTAGATGTTTCCAAAATTGAAGCTGGTCATCTAGAGTTGAATATCTCTACTGTAGCGATTTTATATCTTTGTGATTCTAGCGTGGCGTTTGTCAGGCAACAAGCGCAGCAAAAAGAAATTCGACTACAAACGATCCTTGCGAGTGACTGTGAATATATCGCCGTGGACGAACTGCGGATACGTCAGTTGCTGATTAATTTGCTGACGAACGCCATCAAGTTTACCCCTGTTGGCGGGCGAGTCACCCTAGATGTTCATCTGGAACAAGAAGTAACAAAGGAATCACAATCTCCCACTGCAGAAGAATTTCTTTGTTTTTCCGTCAGTGATACAGGAATTGGGATTCCCGAATCCTTTCAAAATAAGCTTTTTCAACCTTTCGTTCAAGTTGACAGCAAACTCAATCGCCGCTATCAAGGAACTGGCTTAGGATTAACCTTGGTGAAACAAATTGCCGAGTTGCATGGGGGTTCAGTCAGTTTATCTAGTGAGGTAGGAAAGGGCAGTTGTTTTACAGTTCGTTTACCTTCAAGCTGTCTTTCCACAGATATTTCCTTGCCAAATCCGCCCTCTCAATCAGATCTTCTAGCGGTAAGCGCAACAGATATCTCAGAACCAGGGGGAGATAACCCTTTGATTTTGTTAGCCGAAGATAACGAAGCCAATGTCCTCAGCATTTCCTATTACCTGGCGGCTAAAGGTTTCCGTCTGCTTGTAGCGGGTAATGGCGAAGAAGCGATCGCCATTGCCAAAACTCAACATCCCGACTTAATTTTAATGGACATTCAAATGCCGGGGGTAGATGGTTTAGAGGCGATCGCACGCATCCGTCAAGATAGCCAACTTGTCCATATCCCCATCATTGCACTCACGGCTCTAGCTATGCCTGGCGATCGCGAACGTTGTCTAGCTGCTGGAGCTAACAACTATTTAGCAAAGCCTGTTAAACTACAATATTTGGAAATCAGCATCCGGCAATTGCTGCAATCATCTCAATAA
- a CDS encoding ABC transporter substrate-binding protein has translation MITRRQFQKLSFSSLFLSGIKGCVNLDRTELKLNSPVANPETFILWERGYLPGENQGILQLVAAWKQLTGKKVNLKLVSDDFIEQSLLETWKNPNNVKAPNIIFSITFNQIIAPLLAWEDHLLDLSDLIEPIASSFDPDVLPQVLYHNQVRGDRSYYALPIGQSDAYIHYWKDSLAEIGYTETDIPQEWHQFWQFWKTAQTQLRSHQHPDLYGLGLCMSANGFDTIAAFQLFLDAHNVKIATHQNGLILNDTNNRQNFIHIIEDFANFYRQGYVPQDTLAWSGSGNNIAFLNHRILMTLNMTLSIPRSQKLENNQYNQNAAKRYRDIGTLATYPKKLDGTTLQAPRVLNQILVLKHSQNSQDTLDFVQYLLKPDNLRQLIHGFNGRILPTMPQLLNDPLWQDPSDHHSAAALAICNRPRLPEYDKLHPIFSKIYMQQLWAQIIHRVICKNASPTEAANWGIEQIQNIWQSFENKL, from the coding sequence ATGATCACCAGAAGACAATTCCAAAAATTATCTTTTTCCAGCTTATTTTTATCTGGTATCAAAGGTTGTGTTAATTTAGATAGAACTGAATTAAAACTTAATTCTCCTGTCGCCAATCCAGAAACTTTTATCCTCTGGGAGCGTGGATACTTACCTGGAGAAAACCAAGGCATTCTTCAGTTAGTGGCCGCATGGAAGCAGCTCACAGGGAAGAAAGTTAATTTAAAGTTGGTTTCCGATGATTTTATTGAACAATCATTATTAGAAACTTGGAAAAATCCCAATAATGTTAAGGCTCCTAACATTATATTTTCAATTACTTTTAATCAAATTATTGCACCTCTATTAGCATGGGAAGATCATCTACTCGATCTATCAGATTTGATTGAGCCGATCGCATCCAGTTTTGATCCAGACGTATTACCCCAAGTCCTTTATCACAATCAAGTTCGGGGCGATCGCAGTTACTATGCCTTGCCTATTGGTCAATCGGATGCTTATATTCATTATTGGAAAGACTCCCTAGCGGAAATAGGATATACCGAAACCGACATTCCCCAAGAATGGCATCAATTTTGGCAGTTCTGGAAAACTGCACAAACCCAATTGCGATCGCATCAACACCCTGATTTATATGGTTTGGGTTTGTGTATGTCTGCAAACGGCTTTGACACCATAGCCGCTTTTCAACTTTTTTTAGATGCCCATAATGTCAAAATCGCTACTCATCAGAACGGACTCATTCTCAATGATACAAATAACAGACAGAATTTCATTCATATCATTGAGGATTTTGCTAATTTTTACCGACAAGGCTACGTGCCACAAGATACTCTAGCATGGTCGGGTTCAGGTAATAATATTGCATTTCTCAACCATAGAATCCTGATGACTCTTAACATGACCTTATCGATTCCTAGATCCCAAAAATTAGAGAATAATCAGTATAACCAGAATGCCGCCAAGCGATATCGAGATATTGGTACCTTGGCAACCTACCCCAAAAAACTAGACGGCACAACTTTGCAAGCACCTAGAGTACTTAACCAAATTCTGGTTCTCAAACACAGCCAAAACTCCCAAGATACCTTAGACTTTGTGCAATATTTGCTGAAACCAGATAATCTCCGGCAACTAATTCACGGATTCAACGGCCGAATTTTGCCGACGATGCCACAACTGTTAAATGATCCCCTGTGGCAAGATCCATCCGATCATCATTCTGCAGCAGCGCTGGCAATCTGCAATCGGCCTCGGCTACCTGAGTATGACAAACTGCACCCCATCTTCAGCAAGATTTATATGCAGCAACTTTGGGCACAAATCATTCACCGCGTGATTTGCAAAAATGCCTCACCTACCGAAGCAGCTAACTGGGGAATTGAGCAGATCCAAAATATTTGGCAAAGCTTTGAGAACAAACTATGA
- the coaBC gene encoding bifunctional phosphopantothenoylcysteine decarboxylase/phosphopantothenate--cysteine ligase CoaBC, producing MPNSTSKVLIGVGGGIAAYKVCELVSSLFKTGVEVRVILTNSAQAFITPLTLATLSRHQAYTDDMFWQPTHSRPLHIELGEWADLLVIAPLTANTLAKLTYGMADNLLTNTVLASTCPVLLAPAMNTDMWEQLAVQRNWRQLLTDSRYHGMGTASGLLACDRVGAGRMAEPPEILTYIQSLLHTGGKQDLAGKRVLISAGGTREYLDPVRFIGNPSTGKMGLALAQAALHRGANVTLVHGPASWNVPLGVQAIPVINAEQMQQVMGEYFTNADVIVMSAAVADVKPRDYSTEKLPKRSLPQSLPLESVPDIVGELAKLKQPHQQIIGFAAQTGDIITPAVEKLQHKKLDAIVANPIDKTDSGFGSDNNQAVFLDKQGRHREVPPCSKLQMAHHLFDFVYHEKN from the coding sequence ATGCCTAATTCCACATCTAAGGTTTTAATTGGTGTAGGCGGGGGTATCGCCGCTTATAAAGTTTGTGAATTAGTTTCCTCGCTATTTAAAACTGGTGTAGAAGTGCGTGTCATTCTCACCAATTCAGCGCAAGCATTTATTACCCCCCTCACTTTAGCTACTCTTTCCCGTCATCAGGCTTATACGGATGATATGTTTTGGCAGCCCACTCATTCGCGGCCATTACATATAGAATTGGGTGAATGGGCAGATTTGTTGGTGATTGCGCCATTAACAGCCAATACACTCGCCAAGTTAACCTATGGCATGGCTGACAATTTGCTCACAAATACAGTGCTGGCTTCTACCTGTCCAGTCTTACTAGCACCCGCAATGAATACAGATATGTGGGAACAGCTAGCAGTACAGCGCAATTGGCGGCAATTGTTGACAGATAGCCGATATCATGGAATGGGCACAGCATCGGGATTATTAGCCTGCGATCGCGTTGGTGCTGGAAGGATGGCAGAACCCCCAGAAATTTTGACTTACATTCAATCGTTATTGCATACAGGCGGTAAACAAGATTTAGCAGGGAAGCGGGTATTAATTAGTGCTGGCGGAACCCGAGAATATCTTGACCCAGTCAGGTTTATTGGTAACCCTTCCACAGGTAAAATGGGCTTGGCTTTAGCTCAAGCTGCCTTGCATCGTGGGGCAAACGTTACCCTAGTACATGGCCCTGCTAGTTGGAATGTCCCCTTGGGAGTGCAAGCAATTCCTGTAATTAATGCGGAACAAATGCAGCAAGTCATGGGGGAATATTTCACTAATGCAGATGTGATAGTTATGTCCGCCGCCGTCGCAGATGTCAAGCCCAGAGATTATAGTACCGAGAAATTACCCAAGCGATCGCTTCCCCAATCTTTACCCTTGGAATCTGTACCAGATATTGTGGGTGAATTAGCCAAACTCAAGCAACCACATCAACAAATAATTGGATTTGCCGCCCAAACTGGAGATATTATTACTCCTGCTGTAGAAAAGTTACAGCATAAAAAATTAGATGCCATTGTTGCCAATCCCATTGATAAAACTGATAGTGGTTTTGGCAGTGATAATAATCAGGCAGTATTTTTAGATAAACAAGGGAGACATAGAGAAGTTCCACCTTGTTCTAAATTACAAATGGCACATCATCTATTTGATTTTGTTTACCATGAGAAAAATTAA
- a CDS encoding DUF2555 domain-containing protein — protein sequence MKTLGISRKEIAAMTAAEVEELAARLELDNYSNAFEGLNDWHLLRAIAFQRPELVESYIHLLDLEPYDEA from the coding sequence ATGAAAACTCTAGGCATTTCCAGAAAAGAAATTGCTGCCATGACTGCAGCAGAAGTTGAGGAGCTAGCTGCACGTCTAGAGCTAGATAATTATAGCAATGCTTTTGAGGGTTTAAACGATTGGCATCTACTGCGAGCGATCGCATTTCAGCGGCCGGAGTTAGTGGAATCCTATATCCACCTCCTGGACTTAGAACCCTATGACGAAGCTTGA
- a CDS encoding alpha/beta hydrolase, with the protein MTQTLEFISVPPETEQAPLGLIVTLHGWGANADDVASLLPFFDLPDYHFVFPNAPYPYPYAPIGRAWYDLRSENMYEGLPESRQILTDWLLSLENVTGVPLSRTVLSGFSQGAAMTLDVGLNLPLAGLVAMSGYLHPDAGKVAKNSFPPTLITHGTQDQVVPLLAAVKARDTLESIGVEVQYQEFNMGHEIGQQMLDLLRNFVVNAIA; encoded by the coding sequence ATGACTCAAACTTTAGAATTTATCTCAGTTCCTCCAGAAACCGAACAAGCACCTTTGGGCTTAATCGTAACTTTACATGGTTGGGGTGCTAATGCCGATGATGTGGCATCGCTATTACCGTTTTTTGATTTGCCAGATTATCACTTTGTGTTTCCTAATGCGCCTTATCCCTATCCCTATGCCCCTATTGGTAGGGCTTGGTATGATTTGAGATCAGAAAATATGTATGAGGGTTTGCCAGAAAGTCGGCAAATACTGACAGATTGGTTGCTATCTTTAGAAAATGTTACTGGTGTGCCTTTATCGCGGACAGTTCTCAGTGGATTTTCACAAGGGGCAGCAATGACATTAGATGTGGGATTAAATTTGCCTTTAGCTGGTTTAGTCGCAATGAGTGGTTATTTGCATCCTGATGCTGGTAAGGTAGCTAAAAATAGTTTTCCGCCGACTTTAATTACACATGGTACACAAGATCAGGTTGTGCCCCTTTTAGCAGCAGTAAAAGCCAGAGACACCCTAGAATCTATAGGAGTTGAGGTACAATACCAAGAATTTAACATGGGGCATGAAATTGGTCAGCAAATGTTAGACCTGCTACGGAATTTTGTGGTGAATGCAATTGCCTAA
- the purH gene encoding bifunctional phosphoribosylaminoimidazolecarboxamide formyltransferase/IMP cyclohydrolase, whose translation MARLALLSVSNKTGLIDLARSLVEEFNFDLISSGGTAKAIKEAGIPVTKVSDYTGSPEILGGRVKTLHPRIHGGILARKDFPQDITDLENNQIRPIDLVVVNLYPFEETIAKPGVTLPEAIEQIDIGGPAMLRASSKNFAHLTVLCDPAQYDEYLQELRQHNGEASLEFRQKCALKGFLHTASYDQAIASYLMQAQDGESLPQQYSISGKLLQSLRYGENPHQAAAWYETGSTPTGWAAASKLQGKELSYNNLVDLEAARRIISEFRDTPAAAILKHTNPCGVALGDSLKEAYEKAFNADAVSAFGGIVALNRPIDEATATELTKTFLECVVAPGCEGDAQAILTAKSKVRVLILPDLTTGPKETVKAIAGGLLVQAADDAISDTSKWQVVTERQPTESELAELLFAWKVCKHVKSNAIVVSRDRTTLGVGAGQMNRVGSTKIALEQAGDRAKGGFLASDGFFPFDDSVRAASEAGITAIVQPGGSLRDKDSIKAANELGLVMVLTGVRHFLH comes from the coding sequence ATGGCGCGTCTGGCTTTGCTGAGTGTATCTAATAAAACTGGTTTAATTGACCTTGCCCGCAGCTTGGTGGAAGAATTTAACTTTGATTTAATTAGCAGTGGCGGAACCGCTAAAGCAATTAAAGAGGCGGGGATTCCTGTTACCAAGGTTTCTGATTATACGGGTTCACCGGAAATTTTAGGTGGTAGAGTCAAAACCTTACATCCCAGAATTCATGGGGGGATTTTGGCAAGGAAGGATTTTCCGCAAGATATTACAGATTTAGAAAATAACCAAATTCGTCCGATTGATTTGGTTGTAGTTAATCTTTATCCTTTTGAAGAAACTATTGCGAAACCAGGTGTAACATTACCAGAAGCCATCGAACAAATTGATATTGGCGGCCCAGCGATGTTAAGGGCTTCATCAAAAAACTTTGCTCATCTGACGGTGTTGTGTGACCCTGCCCAATATGATGAATATTTACAAGAATTACGTCAACACAATGGTGAAGCTTCTTTAGAGTTTCGCCAAAAGTGCGCGTTAAAGGGGTTTTTACATACTGCTAGCTATGACCAAGCGATCGCATCCTACCTCATGCAAGCCCAGGATGGTGAATCGTTACCCCAACAATACAGCATCTCTGGCAAACTCCTGCAATCTCTGCGTTATGGCGAAAATCCCCATCAAGCGGCTGCTTGGTATGAAACAGGTAGTACTCCCACGGGTTGGGCGGCTGCAAGTAAACTGCAAGGTAAGGAACTTAGTTACAACAACTTGGTGGATTTAGAAGCTGCACGCCGGATTATCTCCGAATTTAGAGATACTCCCGCCGCAGCTATTCTCAAACACACTAATCCCTGTGGTGTGGCTTTGGGTGATTCTCTCAAAGAAGCTTATGAAAAAGCGTTTAATGCTGATGCTGTTTCTGCCTTTGGTGGTATTGTTGCCTTAAATCGTCCGATTGATGAAGCGACTGCAACGGAATTAACCAAAACATTTTTAGAATGTGTGGTGGCTCCTGGCTGTGAAGGCGATGCTCAAGCAATTCTCACAGCTAAATCTAAGGTGCGCGTCCTGATTTTACCAGATTTGACCACTGGCCCCAAAGAAACAGTAAAAGCGATCGCAGGTGGTTTGTTGGTACAAGCTGCTGATGATGCGATTTCTGATACTAGCAAATGGCAAGTCGTCACCGAACGCCAACCTACAGAAAGCGAATTAGCCGAATTACTGTTTGCTTGGAAAGTTTGTAAACACGTCAAATCGAATGCTATTGTTGTCAGCCGCGATCGCACTACACTAGGAGTCGGTGCCGGACAAATGAACCGTGTTGGTTCTACAAAAATTGCCCTAGAACAAGCAGGAGACAGAGCAAAAGGCGGCTTCCTCGCCAGTGATGGCTTTTTCCCCTTTGATGATTCCGTACGCGCCGCATCAGAGGCGGGAATTACAGCCATTGTTCAACCTGGAGGTAGCCTGCGCGATAAAGACTCCATCAAAGCTGCCAATGAATTAGGCTTAGTTATGGTACTAACTGGTGTAAGACACTTTTTACACTAG